The DNA segment CCGACGGCGAGGTACTGGCCGCATGAGAATTCGCAAGAATGAGCCGAAAAACGGTGGATCAGTGCATCACGGCATCGGTGGGTCGGCGGACGCCGACCGGTGGACGCAGCGGAGCAGCGGCAGGCAGCCGCGTGTTGCGGGCCGCGAGCACGGGTACGGCGTCGGCTTCGTTGCCGGGCCGGGGAACGCAGTGGGCCGGGGCCCCGCGCCAAGGGGTGCGGGGTCCCGGCCACGCACTGCGTGTCGGCTTCGGCGTCGGACGCCGAAGCCGGTGTCAGCGTACGGGTCAGGCGGGAACGATGTTCTCGGCCTGCGGGCCCTTCTGGCCCTGCGTGACGTCGAAGGTAACCTTCTGGCCTTCCTGAAGCTCACGGAAACCGGAGCTGGCGATGTTCGAGTAGTGGGCGAAAACGTCGGGGCCGCCGCCGTCCTGCTCGATGAAGCCGAAGCCCTTTTCCGAGTTGAACCACTTCACGGTGCCAGATGCCATGCTGAATCTCCTTGAGGGCAGTGCCCGGGACCCACACCTTGTGGGACCCGTCGTCGCAACAATGATTCGCCCGGCCGTAATCCTCCCGGAGAGCCGCGAAGCCCTCAGGGCACGAAAAAGAGTGCTCGTCGACGGAAGGTCGGAAGAGCACTCACAAGCCTCTGTAACCAAAACTGCAACTCTTCACGGTAACACAGGTGGGAAACCGGTCCGCTCGTCCGTCGGCTGGGGCCCGCGGGGTTCCCGAGCCCGGCGGGCGGCTCGTCACCCCGCATGCTGCTCGCCGCTACCGCGACCTGCCGCAGGACGCGGGCTTCGGAGAGATGGCCGGCCGGGCGCGTACAGGAGCAGCAGCGGCTTGTGCGGAGTCAGCAGCAGCCGCCCGCGTCGGACGGCTTTGTCGCAGCGACGGTGACGTCGGCTTCTGCGGGGCCGGTGCAGCAGGTGCTGCCCTGCTGCTTGGCCAGGGAGCCGGCGTCGGCCCTGACGACGTACACCTCCCAGGGTTCCCCGCCGGGGCCGTGCACCCAGACCTTGTCCTGGAGGGCGTAGCAGCACGTGGTGTCGTTCTCCACGTCCGTGGTCAGGCCGGCCTCACCCAGCCGGGCGGTGGCGGCGTGGACGGCCCCTGTGCTGTCGACCTCGACGCCGAGGTGGTCCATACGCGTCACCTCGCCCGGCGCGCCTTCGATCAGGACGAGCTTGAGCGGGGGCTCGGTGACGGCGAAGTTGGCGTAGCCGTCCCGGAGTTTGGCGGGCTCGGTACCGAACAGCCTGCTGTAGAAGGCGACGGACGCGTCGAGATCCGGGACACGGAGAGCGAGTTGCACTCGGGACATGGCGTACCTCCTGGCGGAATCGGAAGGGGCGGGCCGGCGGTTCAGCAGCCGCCGGAGGAGGCCGGGGCGCCGACGCCGATCTGCAGGGGTGCGGGGGCCGCACAGCAGCCTCCTGCCTCGCCGCCCTCGCCGCCCTCGCCGGTCCGGGCGGCGTCGGGGTCGTCGAACAGGCCTGCGCCGCCGCACACTCCGGTCTCCGGCAGGGTCAGTTCCACGCGCTCGGCGGCCTCGCGGTCACCGGCGATGGCCGCGGTGACGGAGCGGACCTGCTCGTATCCGGTCATCGCCAGGAAGGTCGGGGCGCGGCCGTAGGACTTCATCCCGACCAGGTGGACGCCCTGTTCCGGGTGGGACAACTCGTTCACGCCGTGCGGGTAGACGGTGCCGCAGGAGTGGACGTTGGGGTCGATGAGCGGAGCGAGGGCGGTCGGGGCCTGGAGGCGTTCGTCGAGGCCGAGGCGGAGTTCGGAGAGGAAGGACAGGTCCGGCCGGAAACCGGTCAGGACGATGATCTCGTCGACGGGGCCGAGACGGCGGCCGTCCTCGGCGACCAGGACCAGCCGCCCGTCGCTGCCGATGTCACCCTCGCGCTCGACGGACTCGGTGCGGAAGCCGGTGGCCGCGCTCGCGTATCCGTTCTCGACCGCCGCCGCGGCGCGCAGGCCGAGTGCGCCGCGGGCGGGCAGTTGGTCGGCCTCGCCGCCGCCGTACGTGGAGCCGGTGATCCCGCGCCGCAGGACCCACACCGCGTGCGTGCCCGGCTCGTCCCCGGCCAGGTCCGCGAGGTGGGCCAGGGCGGTGAAGGCGGAGGCGCCGGAGCCGACGACCGCGGTGCGCCTGCCCGCGTAACGCGCGCGGACGGCGGGGTCGGTGAGGTCGGGGACACGGTAGGAGACGCGGTCGGCCGCCGACTTCTCACCGAGGGCGGGCAGGCCGTCGGCGCCCATCGGACCGGGGGTGGACCAGGTGCCGGAAGCGTCGATGACGGCGCGGGCGGTGATCCGCTCCTCCCGGCCCCCCGCGGACCGGATGTGTACGGTGAAGGGCTGCTCGTCCCGGCCCGAGTCGACGATGCGGTCGCGCCCCGCGCGGGCCACGCCGGTCACGGTCGCACCGTAGCGCACCTTGTCGCCGAGGACGTCGGCGAGCGGCTGGAGGTACTGCTCGGCCCAGTCGCCGCCGGTGGGGTAGGCGGTGCCGTCGGGACGGGCCCAGCCGGTCGGGGCGAGCAGCTTCTCGGCGGCGGGGTCGGTGACCTCTGCCCAGGGGGAGAACAGGCGCACGTGTGCCCACCCGCGGACGGCGGTGCCGGCCGACGGCCCGGCTTCCAGCACCAGCGGTTCGATGTCCCGCTCGACGAGGTGGGCAGCGGCGGCCAGGCCGACGGGGCCGGCTCCGACGACCACGACGGGCAGCCGCCCGGCGGCGGGCACGCTGTTGATGGACACGGCCATGGGGTTCCCCTTTGCTTCGACATGTGTCGATGGCTTGCACGGCCAGCATGACACTGGATTCGACAAGCGTCAACATAGACGTTTATCGAATCCATGTCGCTCGCTCTCGCCCCCTGCTTCGG comes from the Streptomyces sp. KMM 9044 genome and includes:
- a CDS encoding NAD(P)-binding domain-containing protein, which codes for MAVSINSVPAAGRLPVVVVGAGPVGLAAAAHLVERDIEPLVLEAGPSAGTAVRGWAHVRLFSPWAEVTDPAAEKLLAPTGWARPDGTAYPTGGDWAEQYLQPLADVLGDKVRYGATVTGVARAGRDRIVDSGRDEQPFTVHIRSAGGREERITARAVIDASGTWSTPGPMGADGLPALGEKSAADRVSYRVPDLTDPAVRARYAGRRTAVVGSGASAFTALAHLADLAGDEPGTHAVWVLRRGITGSTYGGGEADQLPARGALGLRAAAAVENGYASAATGFRTESVEREGDIGSDGRLVLVAEDGRRLGPVDEIIVLTGFRPDLSFLSELRLGLDERLQAPTALAPLIDPNVHSCGTVYPHGVNELSHPEQGVHLVGMKSYGRAPTFLAMTGYEQVRSVTAAIAGDREAAERVELTLPETGVCGGAGLFDDPDAARTGEGGEGGEAGGCCAAPAPLQIGVGAPASSGGC
- a CDS encoding ArsI/CadI family heavy metal resistance metalloenzyme is translated as MSRVQLALRVPDLDASVAFYSRLFGTEPAKLRDGYANFAVTEPPLKLVLIEGAPGEVTRMDHLGVEVDSTGAVHAATARLGEAGLTTDVENDTTCCYALQDKVWVHGPGGEPWEVYVVRADAGSLAKQQGSTCCTGPAEADVTVAATKPSDAGGCC
- a CDS encoding cold-shock protein yields the protein MASGTVKWFNSEKGFGFIEQDGGGPDVFAHYSNIASSGFRELQEGQKVTFDVTQGQKGPQAENIVPA